A window of the Salvelinus fontinalis isolate EN_2023a chromosome 14, ASM2944872v1, whole genome shotgun sequence genome harbors these coding sequences:
- the zgc:109982 gene encoding retinol dehydrogenase 8 — protein MNQKIVLITGCSSGIGLALAVRIAKDEKKRFIVYATMRNLGKAEALVEAAGRTLGRTLVIKQLDVCNEDSIKACVASLPDGKLDILISNAGMGLVGPIECQSMEEMKAVMDTNFFGLVRLLKEILPDMKKRKSGHIVVISSVMGIQGILFNDIYAASKFAVEGFCESLAVQAMRFNLNISLIEPGPVVTEFEHKVYEEGMKTDLSKADKVTADMFTNIYMKNFKQIYESLGQTPEDIAEHTHKIITMDNPPFRHQTNTLYTPMTTLKYADPNGDLPIDTFYKMVFEHDKVFNASLNFLKLLRWRTRKSFTIDKDKSNS, from the exons ATGAACCAGAAGATTGTCCTCATCACAGGTTGCTCCTCAGGCATCGGCCTGGCCCTGGCTGTACGCATCGCCAAGGATGAAAAGAAGAGGTTCATTG TGTATGCCACAATGAGGAACCTGGGTAAGGCAGAGGCACTTGTGGAGGCGGCAGGCAGGACTCTGGGCAGGACCCTGGTGATTAAACAACTGGATGTTTGCAATGAAGACTCCATCAAGGCCTGTGTGGCCAGCCTACCGGATGGCAAGCTAGACATACTCA TCAGCAATGCTGGGATGGGTCTGGTAGGCCCCATAGAGTGTCAGTCTATGGAGGAGATGAAGGCTGTCATGGATACCAACTTCTTTGGTCTAGTGAGACTCCTCAAAGAGATCCTGCCAGACAtgaagaagaggaagagtggCCATATTGTTGTGATCAGCAGTGTCATGGGCATACAGG GTATATTGTTCAACGATATCTACGCAGCATCCAAGTTTGCTGTGGAGGGTTTCTGTGAAAGCCTGGCCGTACAAGCCATGAGGTTTAATCTGAA TATAAGTTTGATTGAGCCAGGCCCTGTGGTGACGGAGTTTGAGCATAAGGTCTATGAGGAGGGCATGAAGACAGACCTCTCCAAAGCTGACAAAGTGACAGCAGATATGTTTACCAACATCTATATGAAGAACTTCAAGCAGATCTATGAAAGCCTTGGACAGACACCTGAGGACATAGCAGAG CACACACACAAGATCATCACCATGGACAACCCTCCGTTCCGGCACCAGACCAACACCTTGTACACCCCCATGACCACCCTGAAGTATGCTGATCCAAACGGAGACCTTCCCATCGACACCTTCTACAAGATGGTGTTTGAGCACGACAAGGTCTTCAATGCCAGCCTCAACTTCCTCAAGCTGCTACGCTGGAGGACCCGCAAGAGCTTCACTATAGATAAGGACAAGAGCAATTCTTAG
- the LOC129869579 gene encoding protein Dr1-like: MASSSGNDDDLTIPRAAINKMIKETLPNVRVANDARELVVNCCTEFIHLISSEANEICNKSEKKTISPEHVINALESLGFASYITEVKDVLQECKTVALKRRKANSRLENLGIPEEELLRQQQELFAKARQQQAELAQQEWLQMQQAAQQAQLAAASASAGQQAGSSQDEDDEDDM, translated from the exons ATGGCTTCTTCGTCGGGAAACGATGACGACCTCACCATTCCCAGGGCAGCCATCAACAAAATGATCAAAGAAACTCTGCCCAACGTACGGGTTGCCAACGATGCAAGAGAGCTTGTTGTGAACTGCTGCACAGAGTTCATACATCTAATCTCATCAGAGGCGAATGAAATATGTAACAAGTCTGAAAAGAAGACCATATCACCTGAACATGTCATTAATG CACTTGAAAGCTTGGGTTTTGCGTCGTACATCACAGAGGTGAAGGATGTCCTGCAGGAGTGTAAAACAGTAGCACTTAAAAGGAGGAAGGCCAACTCTCGCCTGGAAAACTTGGGCATCCCAGAGGAAGAGCTCCTCAGACAACAGCAGGAACTATTTGCTAAG GCACGGCAGCAGCAGGCCGAGCTGGCCCAGCAGGAGTGGCTCCAGATGCAGCAAGCTGCCCAGCAGGCCCAGTTGGCTGCAGCATCCGCCAGCGCTGGACAGCAGGCTGGCTCCTCCCaggatgaggatgatgaggatgacatGTGA